From Triplophysa dalaica isolate WHDGS20190420 chromosome 16, ASM1584641v1, whole genome shotgun sequence:
TATTTAAAGGTAGATGACACATCAAAATGGTGTGTACTGTAGAGGAATAACACTAGAAAGATTCAGATGTCTGCAGCAGTTTCTGATAGAGAGGATCATTTGGTAGTGTGTCTTTTAGGATCCTCCATTTTATAAGAATTATTTTGCAGATAAACTCATGACAGTAAACAATAATGTCTGCAGATGAACACTATTCTCAAGGGATTTGAGCACATGctggtttattttcaacaacacatttttatttcaaaaagtgAATTTGTAAGACATGATGaaatgcaaaatgataaaggaTTGTTAGCTAACAACTTCTGCAGATCTTTCATTTGAGAACTCAATCATATAAACTTTTCCCCTGTGAAAGAACAAAAGTTAAATCCAACGTCAAAGCTTCTCCTCATCCCACAAGAGCAGCTCAATGGCTGTCAAGTGTATCTTTGCttgatttaaatcattttttatatttcaaatatgttGTTAATTTCATAATCATAACAACTACAACAGAAATGACACATAAAACACTATAATGAACGTAACTGTGATTATTGATCAATAGATGGCGCTGTGCACCGGAAGCAGTTGTACTGACTGAAAAGGAAGTGACGTGTATCCGGCATTGTAATGAACATGGCTACGGCGAAGGGAATAGAgtgaatcaataaacaaacacattttctctcaCTGCGCCCCCCAAAACTTTTATATTTAGTAACTTAACAAACCGACAGCATGACGAACCGAACCGCGTATTTCTATGATCCAGACGTGGGGAACTTTCATTACGGTGAGATTCTGATGTGTCTGTTAGCATTGGTGGCTAATCAACAATCATTTGTAACGTGCAGTGTTTACGTTCACGAATGAGTTGACGTTATCATATTTACGTGCACATGAGGGATCTGAATATGACGCTAATATAGTCTGCACATGTGTGCGCTGTGAGGtgcagttgttgttgtttttgctttGCTTTTTCATTGCAACTTAAAATGATCAGAAATTACCGCATGCATAAACCAAATATAGATTTTTCAGTACATCATGATTTTGAATGTGACATTAATTTTACAAccgtaaatatatattaaatacagtaaatcatGTATGATATATTGCTGAAACGATGTGTATGTTCTCTTACCTCTTGGTTTGACTCCAGGTGCTGGACACCCAATGAAACCTCACCGCTTGTCTCTTACACACAGTCTGGTGCTGCATTATGGACTCTATAAGAAGATGATGGTAGGATCTGTTCAACACTTGTTGTGTTTCCTGCCGTCTGTAGTGGAGTTTTTCTCGTGATATGGTAATGAACAGAGCTCTCTGTGCAGGTTTTTAAACCATACAAGGCGTCTCAGCATGACATGTGCAGGTTTCACTCGGAGGACTACATTGACTTTCTGCAGAAGGTCAGCCCGAACAACATGCAGGGCTTCACCAAGAGTCTCAACACCTTCAACGTAGGAGACGACTGGTAAATCTGTGTATTTTATGTGAATTTTAAGCCATTGTAGAGACATTGAGCACGATTAGACAATACACGCAGTGCTGGAAATGGCAGAGGTTCACTGGGGATCTCTTGTCAGGGACgtttttagagaaaaaaattcactttatttatattttgaaatgtgcATATAATTTGGAGGTTAATTCATGAATTGTAGATGAAAATCCCCTGCATTTTGGGGTGTAATCTCATCCCCTCCTGAAATCCCCTTCCCCCTCATTTCCAGACCTGAAATAACATTCTGTATTAAAGGCTTTGCTTATAGGATCTGTCATCTTTAATTGACACCTCTTTTTAAATTGACTTTCAGTTTCTTCAATTCtatctgttctgtgtgtgtgcgtctttaGCCCTGTTTTTCCAGGTTTGTTTGAGTTTTGTTCGCGATACACAGGTGCCTCCTTGCAAGGAGCGACTCAGTTAAACCACAAGGTAAGATGATAGGGAattctttgtgttttgaaatTGGTAAATTATGCAGTAACCGAAAAGAAGAACAGAAACATCAAAGCAGATTGACGGCAAATGCTTATGACCAACGTTCCAATCACGTGTGAACATCTGTGTTGTTTTTGATAACGTCTGATAACAACCGCTGTTCATGATATAGATATGTGACATTGCCATAAACTGGGCCGGAGGTTTACATCACGCAAAAAAGTTTGAGGTAAGCATTGCATCACTCTGATAATGtcctatttaaataaaaaaatatgtgcatTTGCATAGGTACTTGGGTCAAAGATAATAAAGGGACTAAGAGTAAAAACAATATGTGTAACACtgtttaaattgttgtttttcaaaagaaaatgaaaaagcattttttataaatattataaattttcccctgatttacagaagacaaccactaaaatgtatttcagtGTAACAATCTTGTCAGGCATATTTACAAACACCCCAAATGTTAACTAGTTGtaattattatacttttttaaattgcCACTATGCTATCCTATAGGTAACTAATTTAAagcagaataaaatgtaatatgctcccttattttttatatattttaatatgtacaagTTAAATTAAGCAAGTGgtttgaatttgtacataaatataaagtgttacactgaatgacaatgTAGCATTATTTCAAtcaaattttgatattttattctCCAAAAACTTAATTGAAACCATAAAGTAGACATTTTACCTACATTGAATGTGctttctatggacacaaaatcacttttgtaaatgtcttttgatgGGGACATCTTCAGGTCTTtgacctgtatacattttaaaggcagCTTTAGATATCCCAGCATGTTTGGACCCATCCACATGAAATGGCTTTCTGTTTTCAGGCATCTGGCTTCTGCTATGTGAACGACATTGTCATCAGTATTCTTGAACTGCTCAAGTAAGTAAAATCTTATTACTGTAGACACCGTTActgttgctttgtgtttttactcTTCACcaacatttataattcaaaaTGACATTATACTGACATACACATACACCACTGTTAACAAGCCACATATTAATTACTTGTTAGAAAATACTTGTCAACATTCTTATTCAGAGATTACATTAACGGACATTTTTAATAGACTTCTTCTGGCAGGATCTCGTTTTTTTatcaagtattaaaataaaggaACATTAATgaatactatttattttttattgaatacaatttttaattgttttgagtATAGTTATCGTAGATAATAACCTTTGCTAGGAAGGTTTTATTGTATCATGAATAAGTTTGCTTTTAGTGTTGATATGGcgtcaaaaaacaaataaataaataataataatccagGTTGTAGAATAATatgaaacatgttaaaatgataacataacacaaatgtaaCGTTGGAAATTAATTACCCAAATAAAGGAAAAGGATGTTATATTTGATCATGTAATCTGTCTTTGTGTAGAATctgcagaaatgtcattttatcaagAAGTTCCTGACATTTCACttgacattttcatatttgttaatATGAGCTTATAAAAGTCGCATTGGTAATTTATGTAGAATTAACGTTATTTATGGAATGTCGCAAAGGTATTTTTAATCCACTGACTTTCGATCACTGAAATGTGTGTCACTGTGACTGACAGATATCATCCACGTGTGCTCTACATTGACATTGACATTCATCATGGTGATGGTGTGCAGGAGGCGTTTTATCTCACAGACAGGGTCATGACCGTATCCTTCCACAAATACGGGAACTATTTTTTCCCAGGAACAGGTGTGTTATGCTTCTCTGTCTGTAGTCAATTTTCCGTGTCTGTCTGGTTGTAAGCGGTACCTTTTGCATTCTGAAGGGGAGAGATGCATTCAGGGTCTGGCtgatgttaaaaaaactgaaagaaaatcacagactactattaaaagaaacattataAAGATTAATTCTGTACAGTAAAGTGTAGTTTGTGTTCAGGTGATATGTATGAGGTGGGAGCAGAGAGCGGCCGCTACTACTGTCTGAATGTCCCGCTGCGGGATGGGATTGATGATCAGAGTGAGTTTCCATATGATCTCAAAACACTCAAATGTTATTCAGCTTGTTCTAGCCAAAAAACATGTGTATCTGATATCATCTGGTTCTGTTTGTCATTCATAGGCTACAGACAGTTGTTCCAGCCGGTTATCAAGCAAGTGGTGGATTTCTATCAGCCGACCTGCATCGTTCTTCAGGTCAGAGCACATTCTCGCAGCGAATCACCATCACGGTCTTAAAGGGATGTTTCAGAAGCAAAACAACATTTGCCAATGTTTTACTCgtcctcaaggcatcctaactgaacatgactttcttcttgaagaataatgcagtcagtTGAATAATGTTGctcatctctgtgtttttttctgcagtgtGGTGCTGATTCATTGGGCTGTGACAGATTAGGATGCTTCAATCTGAGCATACGAGGACACGGGTAAGAGTTCTCTCATATGTCTTCTCAGTCACATACACAGACTTAACCTCTTTGAGAGTTGTGCTAGTAAACCAAGTATATAGTCTAATGatctgtttatatattttagagaATGTGTGGAGTTTGTAAAGAGCTTCAAGATCCCTCTGCTTGTGCTTGGAGGAGGAGGATACACCGTGAGAAACGTTGCTAGATGTTGGTGTGTTCATTATTATTGCTCTTGAATCATCTAAACGGGAGCGCCACGAGGTCTATGATGTTATTCTGTCATGCTGCTTTCACACAGTATGGTGGGATTTAATTCCTTTTCTATGAGACAGTTTCATGACCTGGTGTCTTTGATCTGCTTTAGGACATATGAAACGTCATTGCTACTTGAGGAATCCATTAGTGATGAGCTGCCATATAGTGGTAAGATATAGAAATACACcttcaaaaaaatcattttaaaagctgACTTACATTTTAAGGTGAATCAAATTGACTTTACAGGCCATTTGATCTCATAGTAAAAAAAGTCTTATTGTATTTGATTAGTTATGTGAAATACAACTAGACATTTTTTTAGGCAGTTTGATATCATTTAGgccatttaatgaaatatagaaataaattatacattttgtgcaattaaacatcataaaataaaaccaaaaatcaAAGAGCAGAGCCCGTATTCTTAAAGCTTAATTTAGCTTTAAAACTACGCTAGAGTCTTAGTTTAAGAGCGATTCAGGACCAATCTGAGAGCAACTTTGAACAAGGAAAGGACAAAAATGTGCTGTGGTTCTTCGTTCGATCAGTTTACTTACAGAAAGTAGGTACAGAACCAAATCATCTCAGCTGCGTAGTCGCATTTTGTCCAGTTGCcgaatatgtaaatgttattttgtattgatAACTTCTATTTCTGCCGCTTCAGCATTTCTGCGCGGTGTTGAGATGTTAGCGTGTCTCTAATAGGATCGGTCACAAATACAATCCCTGAATAATCTAGtgtgttgtgtcttattaactTTCTGATAATTTATAACTTTCATTCATTGTGtgcaacacatttcttctcCCTCTAACAAAGATATTAAGAGCtcttttaaagtcccagtgaaataaacaatgacaattGTAAAATGacatattgcagcgtttatagtaaataagTTATTAATGTGGGTCACTTTCTTATTAAAATtgatgtaccctcataatcttcaattaaaatctgaaaaagccctttcgccctgaaatgactatacAATGTAAATTAcacagcttgggcggagcatccgttaactcctccccttaaaTTAACAGtgtgctgccagtttcatttcaaaataaatgttttacacatccgatcaattcgcagtgaagaatgcaagccacgcccactaactttttcttttgaaattccttcttacttggaaatgtgtccAAATAGGgaattaaaaacaatagaaatttCCAGTAAACAGGTACTTTAGAGGTTAAGATGCAATAtgaatgacttttttctttacttaatTTTAATGTGAAACATCCATATCTCTACAAATTTTCTTCAAACTTTTGTCAGTAGGAGCAACTCTTTGCACAAAGAAGAATTTTCACGAATACGGGCTCTGCTTTGCCAGCATTGTATAATTGTATATGGGTTTGGATTGGAGTTtcagattaaatattttttaggtTACAGTGTTTTCAAAACTATACCACATTTCCTTTTCAAAGATATGTCATTCAAATCTCTGTATTTGTTCTCTTCACAGAATACTTTGAATATTTTGCCCCAGACTTTACACTTCATCCTGATGTCAGTACAAGGATAGAAAACCAAAATTCTAGACAagtatgtgttatttttttatgattaatccatgtgatgtttttcaaatgtttctgtCTGTGTATATACATTCAGTATATAGTGGGATGCAAAGTTCTTGTACTTTTAACACGCATTGAAAGTGTAGAAAATTGTACAGGGTGTTTCAGATAAATAATTGATATGATTCTGTAGGGGTTCAGTGGAGAGAGAAGTTTAGCAGTATTTTGTCATTAGAATGGTATTTGCCaattgtaatttatatttaGTAATTTAACCATTGAATGAAATACATCAGTTTCGTGTTGATGATATTGCATCTAAGAATCTGCAGTATGGCAAATAACACTAGATGACTTTGTGTCCTGTAGTATTTGGACCAGATTCGTCAAACCGTGTATGAGAACTTGAAGATGTTGAATCACGCACCGAGTGTTCAGATCCACGACGTTCCCTCTGACCTGCTGAACTACGAGCGACCAGATGAAGTTGATCCAGACGAGAGGGGATCTGAGGAAAACTTTTCCAGGTGAACGTCACTAGCCGTCATTGCTATAGGTTTATTGTATCGTTCATGGGGATTAAAATCAGCAGCTTGACCAAATGAAGTCCTATCCTGAGCAACTGCTTGTGTTTCCTCACAGGCCCGAAGCTGCCAATGAGTTTTATGATGATGACCATGATAACGATAAGGAAAGTGACGTGGAGATCTGAAGAAGCTCATCTGCAGTCTCTTGTGCATATGATCTTGTCGTGGTTTCTGAAGCCTGCTGTAAGAAAAGCCATTCCCACGCACAAGTGTAGTACTTGATTGCAGTGTGATGAGCGGGTGAAAGTCTTGCCTTTTACTTCACATGCTGTGTAAGTGTATGGTTTGTGATGTTTAGGAACTACATTGTGATGATCAAAGGGATACATCAGCTATAAGACAAACAGTAGGAACATCTGCTACacataatacatttgtattcaaCTTCAATTGCAAATCATGGGGTAATGGCATTGTATTGAACTAGTGCGCCTAATATCCAAGCCGACAttaattacgaaatatttttgtcttgtttttttttcattgtttatagAAAGTTTCTGTAATAAATTTGTTGAAAAAGACTTTGCTAGTTCTTTATAACTACAGAAACAAGCACACATTGGGAACCCTAATGGGTTGGTTGTTCAGccaaagaacaaaaacaaaactaatatTTGTGCCTTGACGTCTTAACGGCACAGGTACAATTTAAAAAGTGCAGCTGACTGTAAAATGACTGTAAAAGAAAATTGTACAAACTGATCGTAACACACTCTATTTATAACGATACGATAGTTATACAACGCTAGTATagtcacaaaaaaagtttactcaaatattcatgttttcatatatatatatataatacaccATTGATAATGCAACGGACTGCAATCGATACATATTTCCAAACCCTTCGTCATGATGGCAACTCCAGGGATAATAACATCACAAATCATTTCAGAAATGtgtaacagaaaaataataataattgactTCTGCACACATCACATACAACTTTCACATGACTGTTTCACAGATCATTATTTGCACCGTTAACACAAGTTACAGCTGTATAAAGCAGTCAAAGCATCCTTCAGTGCTAATGTATGCAAAGCTTTATATTAGAAGCAATAAGATGACTGCTTTAGTAGATTGTCAACAAACTCACGTGCCGGTGAACTCatgtgatgaataaatgatatgtTGTGAGGATTTAAACATGTGTGTTTACAGTTCCTCACTCTCGTACAGAGGGGCAGTATGACGGGGATGAGCGTCCGTGCTCAGAGTAGAAAACTGGCTGATCATGGGAAGCATTTTCACTGGCTTGGGCGGAGGACCCGTTTTATTCAAGCGAGCTATAGAAGAAAAGATGAAACGTTATTTAAGAGCTGGAAACATGACGTGATGTCATAAGAAAATGTCATGTTATGTGTTAAAAATCAGTTTTGACTGTcacaacacacagaaagagaacTTCTCTTACAGCCCACGTCTAGTCTGGCGTTACAGGTGGACATGCCTGCTTCATTGATGGCAGATACAGTGTACCAGCCTGCATCAGATTTAAGCACAGGATCAATGAGCAGACACTGCGTTCCTGATCCATCCTGAGAATGActgacacacaacaaacacacaactcgCATTAGACGATTCATTAAGGGAGCTTTCCATCACACATAAACAATTACATTACCCAACAATCAGAGGTCAATTTACTATGAAACCCCATTTGTGTAAGTCTTGAGTAGAGTTTGGTGTGTAAAAGAGAATAATATGCCAGAGTAAAAACACTCTTGCTTCAGTGAAACACCCAATCTCATGCGGAATGACTCATGAAGTCTTTCATTCTCATCATTTAACCTTATGTCCTGTTCAGAAGTAAAGATGAATGTGATTTGAAGCTGTGATGGAAGGAAAGACTGTGAGTGAATAACAACATCAGACTCCGTCCCAATTTATTTACTAAATgatttcacagaagaaagtttAACGTGTTTGGAACGATTGCGATAATAACAGTATTAGTGCCATTCAAAAGTTAAGATGAaagtaaactcatcaaaactaataacacaaatgtaactaTGATTAAAgaacataacaataaaaacaaatgtataaatcagTTCTGGAAACAAATGGTATGTGGGTACAATCACACTACGACAAAGACTTGAAAAAGTTTATGTTCGCATCTTCAGACTTGAGAAAGATTTCGGTCAAATGACCCTTAAACGTTTGACCGGTTTATATTCTGAAATAATGAAATGGATGTGATCACAGATGAGAACTGACCTCATTCTTATGGGGTCGATGCGCAGCATTTCTTTATCTTTCTTCCAGTAGATCTGAGGGGTTGGAGACGCGGTCACCTTACACTCCAACCTCACCAGATCTCCCTCCAGAGCCCGTGAGTTTCTCATCTTCACCACAAATGTAGGAGGACACAACTGTTCCTGAGCTGAAAACACCAGACGAGAGAATACATTTCTGCCATAACAAGAGATTTACGTAGCAAAACAGAGCCGCTTTGAcctgtgttaaaaacaacatttaatccATCGACATCAATGTTGTTGGATAAAGCAGAAGACTGCTCACCGATGACATCCAAACGCAGCGAGAAGCGACTCTCTCCAGCACGGTTCTTTGCTACGCATTCATAAACACCTACATGATGAACAGTCACGATCTCAATGATGAAGGAGTGAACGCTCTTCTCACACACCAGCATCTTATGATAATCATCCGGCCGGATAGGTTTCCCATCCAAATACCAGGAGATATCAGGGGTTGGCAAAGCCACAACCTGCATGTCAGAAACACAAGCTGTCATTTAGCAGTATCATTTTCTGCATCAGATCATCATTTCTGATGACACGTGTGAAGTATATTTCATTGTGAATGAAAAGGGTTTGCCTTGAAATCAATTCTGCAGAATCGACCCTCTTCCACCGTGAGATCCTGAGGCACTTGAACAAAGCGAGGGGCAAAACACTTCTCCTGGATGGTGGAGACCTCTGTGCCGTCTCCTCCTGAATGATGCTTTCTTGACCTGATCCGTGAAAAGAaggtaaacaaaataaatgtaacatcaTTCGAATTATACATAGCATCACCTTAGCATCTGTTTGTGAGGCGTTTGATTATTGACTTGTGTGTTTGCAAATTCAAAGTAGGGTAGTAGATGAGGCAGTACAGGTAGTGGTGTCAGTATATTTGAGCATATCTGTGATTCCAAACAATAGATTATTGAAATAATTTACCAAAAGTATAACTCTGGAAAAATATGATAACGATATTATAAATAAGAATTTTACTCACTGAAAATCCTCACCGCAAACATCTTTTTCAAATACACTTTTACAACAAATTGAATTAAACATGCTTTACATATTGAATAAACCTGACTATAGGGGTAAGTTTTCACAATGGGAGATgccattaaacaaacaattgtcGTGTTTTTAGCAAAATCAAAATAGTAAAATGATTAACTTaagtttacataaaatgtacaaactgtAATTACAACATTAAGATAAATGTGACAACTTATCCTGTCCTGACGTATAAGTAAGGGAGAATCCACGGCTAACCGTGCATGACAGGATTTGATTACACAGCTTGttgaaatgcttgattctgattggccagtcgtgacatttgcaggttcgttattcccagatatcAACCtctcaaaaatcattttgacaggtttttttgacaaattaaatataaatatttattttaatagcaTATATGAcactatatttacaaatgattaaaccaaattgcctgttcatgACATCTGTAcgttgtttcttaccttaaagtccaaactaaacggcttttccttgtggaaggtctgcattcgatAAAAATGATCGAATcatatatttcaaattcacatttcaagtCCAGTTTTTTTCCTCATGTGGCAAGttgccgtgtaataagcgggataatgtacaagcagcctgTAGATTATCCCTTCCTTAATGCACAACGTCTCGACACTTAATTTCAAACGTTGATCAAAATGACTGGAACTCCCCGTGCATTAaacggttttaatgcacaccttacagccaatcagaatcgagtgttcaaacagaccatggtattaataacataaataacgACATCTGCAGTGCAATCTGATTAGACTCGCCTTTATCGTAAAAGTGAGGTTTTACTGAGGCTGTCTGTGTcataaaataaactgtgaaaATATCTTGAGATTGTGTTGCCACCCTTTCAAAAACCATTGACTTTGGGATGAGGGAAGTGCTAACTCATTAAAACACATCATGGCTGTGTCTGAATAGGGCCCCTATACCCTAATATA
This genomic window contains:
- the hdac3 gene encoding histone deacetylase 3, coding for MTNRTAYFYDPDVGNFHYGAGHPMKPHRLSLTHSLVLHYGLYKKMMVFKPYKASQHDMCRFHSEDYIDFLQKVSPNNMQGFTKSLNTFNVGDDCPVFPGLFEFCSRYTGASLQGATQLNHKICDIAINWAGGLHHAKKFEASGFCYVNDIVISILELLKYHPRVLYIDIDIHHGDGVQEAFYLTDRVMTVSFHKYGNYFFPGTGDMYEVGAESGRYYCLNVPLRDGIDDQSYRQLFQPVIKQVVDFYQPTCIVLQCGADSLGCDRLGCFNLSIRGHGECVEFVKSFKIPLLVLGGGGYTVRNVARCWTYETSLLLEESISDELPYSEYFEYFAPDFTLHPDVSTRIENQNSRQYLDQIRQTVYENLKMLNHAPSVQIHDVPSDLLNYERPDEVDPDERGSEENFSRPEAANEFYDDDHDNDKESDVEI